A window of Fragaria vesca subsp. vesca linkage group LG7, FraVesHawaii_1.0, whole genome shotgun sequence contains these coding sequences:
- the LOC101306101 gene encoding uncharacterized protein LOC101306101: protein MKSPATPSVKNPQFSRQIYSEAKTFTSRNFSARSPATPNPANRKIRVGLDGKTVEASRSRRSSKPRERENRRIQATKSWTLPRWPCSQLNRVLRLAAPDMGWSSFMDAYRPFSDKCSKEVQARQSVTILLL from the exons ATGAAATCCCCGGCAACTCCGTCCGTCAAAAACCCTCAATTTTCCCGCCAAATTTACAGCGAAGCCAAAACCTTCACTTCCAGAAACTTCTCCGCAAGATCTCCGGCCACTCCGAACCCAGCCAATCGGAAAATCCGTGTAGGCCTCGACGGAAAAACAGTCGAAGCTTCTCGATCTCGACGAAGTTCAAAACCGAGAGAGCGAGAGAATCGGAGAATTCAAGCAACGAAGAGTTGGACTCTTCCGCGCTGGCCATGCTCGCAATTAAACAG GGTTTTGAGGTTAGCGGCTCCGGATATGGGATGGAGTAGCTTCATGGATGCATATAGGCCATTCAGTGACAAATGTTCAAAGGAG GTACAAGCAAGACAATCGGTTACAATCTTATTGCTGTAA
- the LOC101308517 gene encoding putative septum site-determining protein minD homolog, chloroplastic-like codes for MLALHLLPALNPKPSFTPNRGAAALKPFRNPKTLKPNSSPFTVRSLLQYNRKPQLSGDTPRVVVITSGKGGVGKTTTTANVGLSLARFGFSVVAIDADVGLRNLDLLLGLENRVNYTVVEVLNGDCRLDQALVRDKRWSNFELLCISKPRSKLPMGFGGKALVWVVDALKARPEGSPDFILIDCPAGIDAGFITAITPANEAVLVTTPDITSLRDADRVIGLLECDGIRDIKMMVNRVRTDMIKGEDMMSVLDVQEMLGLSLLGMIPEDTEVIRSTNRGYPLVLNRPPTLAGLAFEQAAWRLVEQDTMKAVMVEEEPKKRSFFSFFGG; via the coding sequence ATGCTCGCCCTTCACCTCCTCCCCGCCCTCAATCCCAAACCCTCCTTCACCCCAAACCGCGGCGCCGCCGCCCTTAAACCCTTCCGCAACCCCAAAACCCTAAAACCCAACTCCTCCCCCTTCACCGTCCGCTCCCTCCTCCAATACAACCGCAAGCCCCAGCTCTCCGGCGACACCCCCCGCGTCGTCGTCATCACCTCCGGCAAAGGCGGCGTCGGCAAGACCACCACCACCGCCAATGTCGGCCTCTCCCTCGCCCGCTTCGGCTTCTCCGTCGTCGCCATCGACGCCGACGTCGGCCTCCGCAACCTCGACCTCCTCCTCGGCCTCGAGAATCGCGTCAACTACACCGTCGTCGAGGTCCTCAACGGCGACTGCCGCCTCGACCAGGCTCTCGTTCGTGACAAGCGCTGGTCCAACTTCGAATTACTCTGCATTTCCAAGCCCAGATCCAAATTGCCGATGGGATTCGGCGGCAAAGCCCTCGTCTGGGTCGTCGACGCGTTGAAGGCCCGGCCGGAAGGGTCCCCGGACTTCATCCTCATCGACTGCCCGGCCGGCATTGATGCCGGGTTCATCACCGCAATCACTCCGGCCAATGAGGCCGTGCTGGTGACCACACCGGACATTACCAGCTTGCGAGATGCCGACAGAGTCATTGGGCTGCTGGAGTGTGATGGAATTAGGGACATTAAGATGATGGTGAACCGGGTTCGGACTGATATGATCAAAGGGGAGGACATGATGTCTGTGCTGGACGTGCAGGAGATGCTGGGATTGTCGTTGTTGGGGATGATTCCGGAGGACACGGAGGTGATTCGGAGTACTAATAGAGGGTACCCTCTGGTTTTGAATAGGCCACCCACATTGGCTGGACTGGCTTTTGAGCAGGCGGCGTGGAGGCTTGTTGAGCAGGACACTATGAAGGCTGTCATGGTTGAGGAAGAGCCTAAGAAACGCAGCTTCTTCTCATTTTTCGGAGGGTGA